The nucleotide sequence TTGGTCCGTCGCGGGGGCGACCCCGGACAGACCGGCCGCGGACCGATCGACGACATCCTCCCCGACCCGGTGACCATCCCCTCCCACCACGGACCGGACGTGAACACCGTCTTCCCCGACCTCGACATCGACACGCTCGGGATGAAGGTGCCGGCGACGCTGATGCACACCCACAGCGTCAACGTCACGCTGGAGAGCGAGGCCGACGCCGCCGCGGTCCGTGAGCTGTTCGCCGACGAGTCCCGACTGTTCCTGATCCCCGAATCGGCCGACATCGACGGCTCGGGCAAGCTCAAGGAGTTCGCGAACGACGCCGGCCGGCCCCGTGGCGACCTCTGGGAGAACTGCATCTGGGCGGAGTCGATCACCGTCGAGGGCCGCGACCTCTACCTCTTCCAGGCGATCCACCAGGAGAGCGACGTGGTGCCCGAGAACGTCGACGCGGTCCGGGCGCTCACCGGCGGCGCCGACGCCGCGGAGAGCAGGGCGACCACCGAGGACGCGATGGGCGTCGGCATCGACTACTGATCCGGGGCGAAGGTCGTGCCGTCGGTCACGACGGCGTGACTTTTGCCGTTCGGGTGTCTAGTCGTGGGAACATGAAACGAAAGAAGTCCATCCGTCAGGGGAAGCTAGTAGTCGTCGGCCTGCTGTTGTTGTTCGTGCCGGTGTTGATACTCGTCGCGACGCTCGCGTTCCTCCTGGTCGCGGAGGGCCTCGTTCTCGGCGAGCTGTCGGTCGTCGAACTGCTGGAACTCTACGTGATCGAACTGCTCCTCACGGCCGTCGGCGCGTACCTCCTCTTTCGGTTGCTGGGGTACTC is from Haloplanus salinarum and encodes:
- a CDS encoding type II glyceraldehyde-3-phosphate dehydrogenase; protein product: MTQVGVNGYGTIGKRVADAVTAQPDMELVGVAKTRPNFEAEAAARKGYPLYAAVPERADRFGEAGLDLAGEVEDLVDAADVVVDCTPSGVGAENRSLYRDHDTPAVFQGGEDADVAEVSFNARANYAEAVGADSARVVSCNTTGLSRILAPLEEAYGVGKARVTLVRRGGDPGQTGRGPIDDILPDPVTIPSHHGPDVNTVFPDLDIDTLGMKVPATLMHTHSVNVTLESEADAAAVRELFADESRLFLIPESADIDGSGKLKEFANDAGRPRGDLWENCIWAESITVEGRDLYLFQAIHQESDVVPENVDAVRALTGGADAAESRATTEDAMGVGIDY